A region of the Plasmodium vinckei vinckei genome assembly, chromosome: PVVCY_11 genome:
AAGaagatgaagaagaaaagGATGTGGAAAATGACAATACCAAAGATGAAGcaaaagaagaagaaacaaaaaaaacagaaCAAAAAGATCAATCACCAAACAATGAtcataataaaagtaataatatcGATACCATAAATGAagataaacaaaatgattTAGATACATTATGcgaaaataaagataaaaaagaagaaagatatatatatgcattggGAACATTTGATGGAagtgtatatttttatgatagTGAAATTTTAGATATGCCATTTAgtatagtaaaaaatattcatttatgtCCAATTACAGATATATCATGGAATAATTTAGGAAATATATGCGCATGTTCAAGTTCAGATGGATATGTtagtttttattattttgataaaaaagaattagGAAATGttaaatcatataaaaattactattttggtaaaaaatgtaatgaTTTAGCATttgatgaaaattattttgaaaacatatattacgATGAAgtcaattttttaaataaagatgAGTTAAATGATTACACATCTAGTGAAGATGAATCTGATGGAGAAATTTCACAATCTAATAAAGATGAACCAAAAGTTCGAcgaattaatttaattgttGGAAATGCtgcaaattatattttagcacaaaatggaaaaaaataagtttcccatgttttttttagaaCATTTTTTAGCCTATTAATGTAAATCGTATTTCGTTCACTTAGTCTATATTGCTTtattttccctttttttttaccacaattttaaataccCTTTGTACTcgaaactattttttttataccatttttttatatcatttttttgtatatcattatatattaataccTTTTTTACACTGTTATTTTGCACAtgcataattatatatgcacatatacGCACGTGCGCATGTTAGCATTAAGTGtgtataaaattaacacgttatttaacaaataatttaaacagTTTAAtatagtttattttttttttcgtttttttattatatattgtaattttattaaaaaaatggattcCAGGattaataaacaaaacatcaaaaaaatgagatACCTTTTTTTTCCCTTCGATTGTATGAGctttaacaaaattattaacaacatgaatattaaaattgttgtGAATTAGTATttctattaatatattctcatttgtattattttcaaatacaatttcaaatttatatattttatttattaaataaaatgaattttcTGATTcaagtaaatatattcgAAGATTATCTGCTAtcatacttttttttaaaaaatgcatattatttattcctTTTCCACCatcatttgaaaaatatattatttctatattagttatattttcatcgttttctttatttaaaatatttaatttgcttttttcatcatttacACAAAATATCATAGAatattcatcattttttttgaaataatgTAACCCATTATGAGTTTTAAACCCtccttcattttttattgtctCATAACatatatcttttaattttatatcatttaccATTATGTTATTGtcttctatatttttcaatcgCAATTCGATATATAATCTATCCATTTTCTGGAATATAACActttttaaacaaaaagGATCTAtacttataaaattaaactCCTTCCTTATCTTTTGGGGCTCATTTTCTACAAAATAATCTACTGTGCATTGTATTCTAagagttaaaaaaaaaaatatatttatatggtaaaaaaagatataaaacaataacACCATTCTTTCCATATTCATTAAGAAGAAATACTTTTCATATTCAAAAATGTGTTTGTAACGTATTATACGCAATTCTCTACacatacaaataaataaatacagTAATGTAGACGATTATGTAttcctatttttatatttattctatTCAGCCTTACGTAAATATatccaaaaaattaacGACAAAAGTTGttgtaaaattaaaaaaccCAGTAGGAGGAATATTTATGTCTTCgctttttttatgaatattaaacatattttcttttgtcACAACTTCTACATTTATTTCACTTATTTGAATATcacttttaaaattatttgatatattaatttgagATGTAAAATTTTGcccataatatattttcctaGAATTTGTTGGAAGACCGAAGCTAAATTCGTTAGATAAACTaatatcatcattattgacattttttccaaaatctgtattttcaatttctttTATCTTAAATAAATTCCATATATTATGATTAAGAACCGGAGGAGATAGCCGAAATAATTCGACTTGTATACCATCCTTAGTTTcgctcatttttttattactatcatatttatctcacacaaaaaatatacatttatgtgtatataaatatctacttatcaataaaattttatataatttttctttaatttctaatttttcctttttatatatcattatttattcttaTTCTTTCCAATCTTCTGTTTTATAGgtttaaatttttctttcaaaactatttttctctatatttatttcttaaatatatttttttttaccctTTTAATTTCCCCTATTTATTccattatattattctttttattattttacaaaaagattattttcatatattttaaataataataaacatattttattctatatatacacctctttatttatgttacaaacaaaatatattctcatgttttgcaatttttttttccactaaaaataaaaaaaaaaatttcctcctatcattattatttttacatacgGGGGAgtagaaatatatacataatatccTCATATATGCTTCACTAAAATTTTaccaaattaaaaaaatagtaatatagaacaataaataaaattatatttattttgaaagttataaaaaaattaattaactAATTAAACCTATTAAATgagtttttaaattaaatcaaaaaattcattaaatatattaaatagcCATTTCTTAGTAACAGTACTAATAAGTtgctatatttatttttagaggaaaaatacacatttttattatctaataatttattttttataaccttataaagatgaaatgaaaattatataactaTATACATGAAAGGAAAAGATGTTCAACTTTAGAAATTTACTTCTTTTTAATAGAGACCAGACGAAAGATACAAGTATGAAATCAAAAAAGATTTTtcttatcatatatttatttatctatatacatatatacctATAGAAATGCCTTTCCAATCATTATGTTAATATGTATGTTGATATTTGTATTAACTCTCCTTTAAAATCATCCCTacatacttttttttattgcaggaggaataaaacattttttaaatagctATGaaggaatatatttttctttatcgAAAAAGTTTATAAATGTGTTTGTTGATAAAATCCATTATATAGATCCCGTAAATTTAACATCAATTACAATAAACACCGATTTTATAGTCATCGATTATTGCTTCAATGAAACTCACAAAAACCTCTTAGTATTAGGgtaagaaaattatatacattcaTATTTCCACTATTTTATACACCCTCACCCACGTTTcatcattatattatactCATTTACATTCACGTTTCtaaatatatgcttataaaaatgttttgaaaaaatttaatatttttttttccatttttcaGAAAAGCAAAAAATGTGCTCCTATGTAGTATTTACAACATAAGGGACGAACGTTATATTCTCGTAAAAAAAGTTCaaataagtaaaaatattcaaaatgcCACGAAAACTCTAATATCAAAATGTTTAAGCTACATAATTAcgttagaaaaaaaaaaagtttcattttatcttttcaacaatgattattatattgttgGAACAGAATTTATTGAGGTTGAGGAggatttatttgaaaatatgtaCTTGTGtaaagataatatatttgtaataataaagaaaaatgctatagatatatataaattaaatataaacagTTCATCAATTAGTTATACTCATATTCAAGAGATTAATTTATCCATTACTATCAATGATAACGATCAAAATAATCAAGATGAAACCATTAatgatacaaaaaattCTGAAGAACCATTAATATCAGCATATAATGAGCaaataaatgttttatacATTTGTGATAATTCTATAAACACATTATACATCATAGATTTAACTAATAGAAGTCTagaatttgttttattagaaaataaggttgttaatttatttacagtcaaattttatttaataatacttaatgaaatagataaaaaattatgcttaaatatatatatcatatatgaagatattaaattattagcTTATAATACAACAATTAACTATCTAATAACAAATgttgcattttttaataacttgatttttttaatcattGATCAGCAAGTAAATAATCCTGATGTAAAAGTTGATAAACTTTATTTCTATGAGCAATTAGTCATGAAATGGAATGGAAAAGATAGTGtggaaaatatacaaaatataaaaaggggAAGTAAAGaccatattattaataagtCCTATGAAGAGACTGAGCAAAATATACTACATGAtgatatagatatattacaaatatacAATGACAATGtcaataataacaataacgAGCACACAAACATAGACAGAAATCCTTTAAAAGGAATCGGAAATAACAATActattaaatatgaaaacgataaaaattatgatatatttttagagaaaaaaaccgataaaataaaacatgaaaataataataatatagaatcTAAACAGTTATCTTTTGTAGAcccatttaaattaaataaattctCTACAACTTATCGaaataaaatcaaattaatattaaaagaaaaaaatattaatgaaattgttaatatttttaaaaaaaaaaaactatttttatggctcataaaatattccaatttaaataaaaattatcatcattCTATTAATTTCCcatatatacacaaaatatatgcagattttttatttgaaaaagaaCAATATGAAAGAGCTATGGatcattatataaacacAATTGAATTTTTAGAAACAGCTACAgttattcaaaaatatttaaatttagatttatatgaatatttatctatatatttagaaaaattacacgatttaaatattttcaatgaTGAGCACACaatgatattattatcttgTTACAAAagacaatataaaaaaaaaaaaattatatcgtttataaaaaataataaaaataaaatcaatCTAAATAAAGCATATAAATTCTTATTAAATATTGGATATTATAATGTTGTTCTAAatttttccaaaaaaaataaagaccATCTAACATATACCTCCATATTAAttgataaatatgaaaattatcaaaaatgcttaaaatatatattcaaattggatatacaaaatatatgtatactactttttaaatacggttacaaatttattaaatattttccgGATCTAACCATATCCttgctaaaaaaaataataaaaaaatatgatttaaatttaacaaTATTTATCCCACTATTTCtggataataataatttcctttttaattttattctcAAATTtcttgataaaaatgaaaaaaacaatttgtcaatccaaaaatatgaaaaacaTAATTCAAAACCTAACACAAACAAGGAATCGAAGCAACATCATGAAGGACACACAAAAGATAATTCAGAAAACGACGAGCGAaaccaaataaataataccGACCGAatgcataataaaaaaatagaatttgatatatttaatgatgaatatgattatgtattatttataactgttatgcaaatattattacaaaaatttaaacaaaaagagaataattcaatattaacatataatatagataagctaataaaaaataatgataaaaatataacatatttatctgttatattattatcaatatataattacaataaaggattattatatatatctaataaaatgaagaaatatgatatttcttttcttttttacactaataaaattataaataaatttaaatccGAATATAATCaacaattaaaattattaaaccAAAATGAGCTCGATCAAAAtcttaatatatttcaagAACTAGAAACCAAGTTTAAcaagaatatatttaattcatgTTTACaccttttaaaattaaatgactGTGCAtactataattatatattctaCTACCTATCTATTCTTAATGATGATCAATTACTTATtaagtttataaaaattatacaaagaaaatattctctttccatattaaattttatttctatattacaaaaatataataaaaattataattgtattaaaaaaatacttcttacatatattaatgaaatggATCaagatataaatgataaatacacacaaattttaacagacaaaaaagaattatataaacttaataaaaaaaaatattcatataaatataatttccGAATAATTGATAATACTTATTGCTATATTTGTAAAGATGTCTTATCATTACCAGTTGTTCATTTTATGTGTAATCATtcatatcattattattgtttaaatGAAACAGAAAGTTGTATATTATGCagaaataaagataatgaGAAAAAGCTGTTAAAAGATAAGGCAAAAAATGCTGTTACTAACTTTGATGaattctttaaatttttacaagGATCCAATGATAAATTTGCTTTTATTTCAAACTACTTATCTTATGATAGTATTTCaaccaaataaaaaaatcatatatttgtttgaaaaattcatatttgtaaatcaaaaatttattattattccaaAGCTACATgcttatatatgcatataaatcaGCTAAATGCAACTTTAGCAATTTTATAAGctagctttttttttatcattatttatcattttttttacctaATCAACCATCCttatttgttatatataataacatcCGTTGTCTTGTGCATATATACTTATGTGATAGCTTAGCATTttactttatattttttgtatgccttttccattatttgcacatattttttaataaaatttttaaacattACCCACCCAAAAATGGATAACTAAATTAagtttataattaaatatgtagaccatataaaatataaatggtGTATCCTACCATTTTAAAACGATAAaacatatgtatacatgcgtaggtatacatattttattacacacagaaaaaaaaaacaaaaaaattacatcaTCTCTGACCATTTAGATTTTGCTTTATTCCGATCAGTTGGattttccttttcattAAACAAATCAACTGATAAAAAATCATGAGGATTGTATATATCTGATGGGTAATTGGATGAATATACGTCTATATCAAACATttccataattttttctaaaatacATGGATTCttatattcatttgaattaattatatttttattaatagttaaatttatatcatatagCTTTGATAAGtcatcaatttttttatttaatatttctgaatatttattttcaggtaaataaaatacttcatcgaaattattttcatcaacaTTAAcattcataatattatttttttccaaaatGTTTCTATTACaatcattttcaatattatcccacatttttttattaatattttttaacttttctTCCCCTTCTATCATGTTATAATTATGTCCACTTCTCgaagtattattatttttatcgtttccatctttatcattttcattgtcattgtacaaatttatttccCCATTTTTAGCATCATTGTAATTAGGCTTCTTATTATCAACTTCCTTTATTTTGAATGCCggtttttcattttctacatttttattacataagttttctatttcttttaaatccTTTTCCTTTTTCAAGCTATTTGATTTATCTTCATCCGAATCTTCATCATTGGAAAGTTCATAATCTACTAAGTTcattctaaaaaaaaatatttttcatattaatcacttcaattatataataatgaatactttcccttttttttaaaacttaCAAAATTATCCATTAACCATCATAtgaataaaacataaattttaaaaatatgaaaaaattcaattcatataatattggataaaataaataaaaaactatattcttattatttaacaCTATCTTCATAAAACTTCAAATTTACaacttaaaaatattctgtaattataaaattatatatatcccaTATTATACCTatagatataatattatatatgaatactcaacgttattttttttttttttttttttttttaaaatgtgatgcatattatttttatttaattaattattttctatatattaatatttaataggaacaaaaatatgaactttgtaaattatatatttttttcttcttttcaTGTActaaatcatttttacatcaacatataatatgtttgTATAGctgatataataataacccatttcttttcttttcttttgctatataaaaaatacccaaatataaaatatggattTATATTGATTCTTCAGCAATCATAATTTGTAAAGTATAAAATCAAATTTCAAGAAACTTTAATACAATTTCATATGCTACCATATATCTTATATTCCCTTCACCACGTAAGTTACAAATAATGTTGGATGCACATACAGTTTGATTATTGCTAAATCATGCTTATGTTTTTCTATGCATTTATCAAAGCAATTAATtcaaaacatataaaagaaaaatgctttatatatgagttttttttaataatataaaactatatatatgcagTAAACGTattgatataatttttttctgcTTTCATTTGAATTCTATTTagaaatatagaaaatttaataatgctGATAAATGCTTATATTGGCATTAAAGGAAAACATAGAAATTTTGTCCCCAAAAATGTAAACTCCTTTGCTACAagtaattttaaatataaataaatacctacatattattattatatcatttcTTACATTTGTTTGGTagtcttatatatatatgaattttctatttttcaTCGTTTTCGATGATTTGGAATATTCAATTTTATAACATAAGACTACAATTGTTTCAAAATGAACTTATAAAGtcttcattatatatatatacatccACATTCTTATAttcatcataattttttttcctataTAGATCATAACTTTAGAAGGAATCTCTTTTCAGATAAAGTTAACTACTCGAGGTATCTGAACTTTGAAGggattaaaataaaaaataaaaaatcgaataatatttatgaacattttttttgtaatcaACTTGGTAATAACATTTcagaaaaatttaattacaAACCTTCTTATCCCCATGAAATAAAACGAAAAGAATTTGATAACCAtagcatatatttaaataattatacagacaaagaaaattatatacaaaataaatatatcaatgatatagataaatataatactgCTATTAATCAAGTAGCAAATACTTTTTTCAACTCTAGTAACAGAAATgcttttataaaaacaacAAACCGACTTTTTCAAACGATCATACAAAAGGCATTTCATACAGCTACCAATAAGACcgatgataaaaaaagttctaaaaacgataaaaaaaacacaaaaaatgataaaaaaaataaaaaaaacgaaacagtaagtaaaaaaacagaagcatcaaataaaaaagtagaaacattaaataaaaaaatggaagcaccaaataaaaaatctataaaaaatgcaaaaaatgCCACTATTCTAGAAATCCAAGAAAACCAATCtcttgataaaaaaaaaaatatagaagaaaatatatcaataacaaaagaaaaattatctAACACCATTGAAAATGATACTAATATTAAACATGAAATGaatgaaacaaataaaaaatctaTTACtgatcataaaaataaaataaaaaatattataaataatttatttgaaaaacaTCTTTTATTAATGAACTCATTAATTGCAggcatattatattttgttgcTGATATTGCATGCCAATTTATGGAAATGAGTAAACAACCTAACgaatatgatatatttagaaCCTTGAGAATGTCAACTATTGGATTTACCCTTGAGGGACCAGTAATGACATTGTGGTATGGAAAAATTTTAGCTAACTTTATTAAATCCAAACCaaatatattcttataCAAATCTTTTATACCAACattatttgataattttgtttttggTCCCATCCAtttaacaatattttttttttataatggaatattaaaaaaacaacctCATCCAGAAATTGTAGAAAAAATTCTAAATACAGGAATGaatgtttttttcgtttCATTCGTAACATGGACACCGTTAACTTTagttaactttttttttgtcccAAGAATTTATCAAGCTACAGTTGTATTTTTTGCTGATTTTTTTTGGGTTATTTTTCTCTCATGGTCTGCAAATAATAAGTAATATCACACACGAGAggaagtatatatatagccaAATATGAAAGTAACATACAAACACAAGAGGAAGATATAGCCAAACATGAAAATAACATATCACATAAACAGTGtgtacaaaaaaatatatgtttgaTTGATATAAAggaatacaaaataaattatacaCCACcataatagaaaaatattaagttAAATTAAAACCAAACTATTTCATGGACTTTCATATACAACTTAATTCGCTCAGGATTtactaaaataattaaacttattagaaaatactctatatttatttgcaataattttttttattatttcattttttctttatttttttttaattttgtacaatatataaacatacaCATATAACGTCATACTATAATTACCCATCTACAATTAAtcatgttattttttatttcttatatgttttaaattatagcatttttttactttattcTTATCTTTGAAATAAtcttattcttttttattccatttatatcattacttttttcaaattttttataatcttCATAATCTTCactattttatgtttattttttgaaacaccaattatttatttaaaactatttatgttattttGTAACTTCTTAAAgcatacaatttttttaattaatgtaATCAcctttataatatttaagaaTATTCAAATCGTTGTAATAACATCCATATCCCAAAAAACTAAAGATATtccattatttttgatttttaaatttatttttttatttttctgtTATCTTCTTGTCTATATATCTTTTCACTTATTTTTTGAGGGTATCCAAAGTTGTTGAATAATTCATATTGCCCCTATATATGCTATTATTTTGGTTTGTATTTTTCTGGTTCATTTCTTCTCGTCGTTTTTTTAGCAAATATATTCTGTCCT
Encoded here:
- a CDS encoding vacuolar protein sorting-associated protein 11, putative; translated protein: MFNFRNLLLFNRDQTKDTRGIKHFLNSYEGIYFSLSKKFINVFVDKIHYIDPVNLTSITINTDFIVIDYCFNETHKNLLVLGKAKNVLLCSIYNIRDERYILVKKVQISKNIQNATKTLISKCLSYIITLEKKKVSFYLFNNDYYIVGTEFIEVEEDLFENMYLCKDNIFVIIKKNAIDIYKLNINSSSISYTHIQEINLSITINDNDQNNQDETINDTKNSEEPLISAYNEQINVLYICDNSINTLYIIDLTNRSLEFVLLENKVVNLFTVKFYLIILNEIDKKLCLNIYIIYEDIKLLAYNTTINYLITNVAFFNNLIFLIIDQQVNNPDVKVDKLYFYEQLVMKWNGKDSVENIQNIKRGSKDHIINKSYEETEQNILHDDIDILQIYNDNVNNNNNEHTNIDRNPLKGIGNNNTIKYENDKNYDIFLEKKTDKIKHENNNNIESKQLSFVDPFKLNKFSTTYRNKIKLILKEKNINEIVNIFKKKKLFLWLIKYSNLNKNYHHSINFPYIHKIYADFLFEKEQYERAMDHYINTIEFLETATVIQKYLNLDLYEYLSIYLEKLHDLNIFNDEHTMILLSCYKRQYKKKKIISFIKNNKNKINLNKAYKFLLNIGYYNVVLNFSKKNKDHLTYTSILIDKYENYQKCLKYIFKLDIQNICILLFKYGYKFIKYFPDLTISLLKKIIKKYDLNLTIFIPLFLDNNNFLFNFILKFLDKNEKNNLSIQKYEKHNSKPNTNKESKQHHEGHTKDNSENDERNQINNTDRMHNKKIEFDIFNDEYDYVLFITVMQILLQKFKQKENNSILTYNIDKLIKNNDKNITYLSVILLSIYNYNKGLLYISNKMKKYDISFLFYTNKIINKFKSEYNQQLKLLNQNELDQNLNIFQELETKFNKNIFNSCLHLLKLNDCAYYNYIFYYLSILNDDQLLIKFIKIIQRKYSLSILNFISILQKYNKNYNCIKKILLTYINEMDQDINDKYTQILTDKKELYKLNKKKYSYKYNFRIIDNTYCYICKDVLSLPVVHFMCNHSYHYYCLNETESCILCRNKDNEKKLLKDKAKNAVTNFDEFFKFLQGSNDKFAFISNYLSYDSISTK
- a CDS encoding HCNGP-like protein, putative, with amino-acid sequence MNLVDYELSNDEDSDEDKSNSLKKEKDLKEIENLCNKNVENEKPAFKIKEVDNKKPNYNDAKNGEINLYNDNENDKDGNDKNNNTSRSGHNYNMIEGEEKLKNINKKMWDNIENDCNRNILEKNNIMNVNVDENNFDEVFYLPENKYSEILNKKIDDLSKLYDINLTINKNIINSNEYKNPCILEKIMEMFDIDVYSSNYPSDIYNPHDFLSVDLFNEKENPTDRNKAKSKWSEMM
- a CDS encoding protein Mpv17, putative; the protein is MLINAYIGIKGKHRNFVPKNVNSFATNHNFRRNLFSDKVNYSRYLNFEGIKIKNKKSNNIYEHFFCNQLGNNISEKFNYKPSYPHEIKRKEFDNHSIYLNNYTDKENYIQNKYINDIDKYNTAINQVANTFFNSSNRNAFIKTTNRLFQTIIQKAFHTATNKTDDKKSSKNDKKNTKNDKKNKKNETVSKKTEASNKKVETLNKKMEAPNKKSIKNAKNATILEIQENQSLDKKKNIEENISITKEKLSNTIENDTNIKHEMNETNKKSITDHKNKIKNIINNLFEKHLLLMNSLIAGILYFVADIACQFMEMSKQPNEYDIFRTLRMSTIGFTLEGPVMTLWYGKILANFIKSKPNIFLYKSFIPTLFDNFVFGPIHLTIFFFYNGILKKQPHPEIVEKILNTGMNVFFVSFVTWTPLTLVNFFFVPRIYQATVVFFADFFWVIFLSWSANNK